The sequence below is a genomic window from Harpia harpyja isolate bHarHar1 chromosome 3, bHarHar1 primary haplotype, whole genome shotgun sequence.
tcttcagcttttttgtGTCCAGGTGGCTCCCTTTAGAAATCTTTGTTTCCTGTTTGTGTCATTGCTTCAGAAGCAATGGCCAGCCTTTAACAGTTCACTGCTTCAGTTTGAATGCAGTATGTTCCTTTATGTCAAATGTAgttcatgtgtttatttttagcaaTAGATGTTAAGTTTTTTGCTCTCAACCCACTTGTATACCTAAGTGGTCTGAtattttttcagagctgtttgtCTGTGTTTGGGACTTATCAGCCCTGCCTTCTAATTGTATCTTGTAGTTGTTACTGCATTCCAGCTGGGCAAAATCCTGTTAATTATTCCAGAAATGGAAGCACACAGTGGTTAGTCTGAGGCTGCAGAGGAATAAGTAGGATATATGCCTTCAAAGCCTATATAAATTATCTTGTCTCTGAGAAATCATTTCTTCATGCTCCTTTTTCAGCAGCACTGCACACCCAGCTGTTATCACAGGCCTCAGtggggctgctggctggcacTGTTGAGAATGGCACTTTATCTACATTGGAGGTAGCGGCATAACTAGGGTTGGGACCCAGCAGCATGTACTCCTGTACATTCAGCAGCACTTTGCCTTGTTTGCTTGACTGCTTTTAGAGTTGTGCACATTCAGCACCTCTGAGAATGAAGCCCTGAAAGTCTTACACCAGATAACTGTGAGCTGAGAATCTCAAGATCAGTAGATGCATCTTTTTATGCTGCTTTCACCTAGGGTGATCTTGGTTACCAAACTTTTCCTTTGATTGAGTATCCCACTTTCCTcttgtttgccttttcccatgccCTGCTTTTTTCTTAGGTACACCAACCTCCTGATACCAGAAGTCTGGTCCAGCAGACAGATGACCTGTTAACTCAGCTGTCTGAGGAAGTTGCCATTGATGAGCATTATAGACCGAGAGTCCAGCCTCAAGGTATCTATTTTGGCTTCCAAAGACCTGATTCTGTCTAATAATGTATGTGCTATAGTGAGAATGGAATATGTGTCTCCCTAGCTAGCTTACAGGTGAGCTGGGTGTCCGGTTTGTCCTTATCTCCCCCTTATGACTCCCAAATTGACCAAGAACAGCCATCTGACTCCATACTGGGTCTCATTGTCTTTGCTTGGGAGATGGTTCCTTCTTCTCAGGGTTGTATTATTCAGATTGCTCCTCTCTGTTTCTCTAAGGTGACCCTTCCCTGGGGAGGAGCTGTTGCTAACTCCTAACACACCTGTGCTCTGTTACAAAACATCGGAATCTGGGATACCATTATCCTCCTAGCTGCGGTGCTTTCTCTGTAATCTCACTGTAAACCACAAATTAGTTCGCTTTCTTCTCTTCATGTACAGTGCAGATCCTACTGCGGCATGCCTTCTCCCATTATTACCCAGATTAATGGAGAGCAGCGAGCTGCTCTCATACCATTGCTTTAGTCGTGTTGTCTGTGCCAAAGGACATTGCTGCTGAATCACCAGCATGTTCTGTCTGTCTGTTTGCAGCTGTTAGTAGCCAAAGTTTGAATGATCTCAATCGGGAAAGTGAAGATTTTGTTTGTCTTGAAAATCTGGACCCAAAACAGCTAGAGGAAGAGAAGAATAAACTTctggcagaagctgctgctgagctgcGGGAAGAGAACACTAGGCAGGAAAAGATCCTACAAGTTGCCAAGAGACTGGCAGCACTCAGAGGCGAGGACCCAGAGAAAGGTGGGTAGCAGACAAAAATACAGTGCCAAGAGAGGAACCAAGTTCCTGTGacagtttcttttctgagaaGTGTTTATCCATTTAATTCCTCTGTTCTGCAAGAAACAGACCAACATTTGGTTCTGTCTGTAAAGTACAGGTTGGTTCATCATGAAATCAGTATGAAAGATCTTAGTTGAGGGTAAAGGTCAGAGCTGCAAGGTCAGACTGCTTTGTCTTGCACCCTTCTTTGAGGTAATTCTAGCATGCTCTGGTGAGGTTAACAaagcctttaaaagcaaagctctggttttggtggggattttttccttccatcttccaaatattaaaaacaaacagtaagGCCCTGTTTGAGGAGTCCCCATCTGAAAAGGATCTGTCTGTGCCAGAGCCAGAATGCCAAAAGCAGCTCACACCACCAAGGATTGTCTGTGGCACATAAGTGGGCACAAGGTTTGAGGCAGGTGTGGGACATAATCTCCTGTCTCTTGCTTCTGCAGTTACACTGGAAACCTATAAACTGCCTGACAGTGATGAGGAAGTGGCTGAGGAGGAAGCCATTCGCAGAGTGCTAAAACAGGTCAGAAGTGGCAGCGGTGGCCTTGTTTATCTTCCTCTCAATTATTCCCAGTGTGTATGTTACCTGGTGAGCGTGCAAAGGATGTGTTTCTGTTCCTGGACAGAGTTTCATTCCTTCCCCTCCTAGTGCTTTTCCAATATTAGCTCCCATAGGCCATTCAGCTACATGCGATTGACAACATTACTTATAGTCTGTCACACTGTCTCTCATTCATGCTTAGTGTCTCTTTATGGTGCATGTCTCCAACCCCACTCTGCTGGTACTTCCATACTTcttgtttcatcttttccctcACCCAGCTAGAACATGGATATGTGTGCTGTTTAGCACAGTTTATGCCTAGACTTCTCTCTAAAGTGTCTATGAATTGTCTTGCAGGCAGACATGAGCTTTCTGTGCTTAAGTTTCTGCCTGATTACAGACCACACATGTGTGATTAGCATGGCGTTGAGGGTCTGCTGATAGCTGCACTGCAAAGCAACGTGTGTTAGCTGAAGGTCTCTGCTGCTACACTGACTGTTCACAATGTACACACAGTGTTAAGAGTGCAGAGCAAGCTCACATCTGTCTGGATAACACCAGATGTATTTAGACTTGTCATCTCCCATTACTGCATGAGACCAAGGAGAAGGCCAGGAGGTTTAGAGCCTAGAATGAGGTTCCCAGCTGTGTTTGAAACAAGAGGCTTCTTGCTTTCTGTTGTTACCAGCTTGCAGAGGAAGCAGCCCTGGATGAAGCAAGTGGATTCAACATTCCTCCAGATCAGACCACACAAGCAGGAGCCTCACAACAGAACCTGCgtaagaaagcaaagcaaaaggtCAGTGAGCTGCTCAGGATCTCTTGGAATGACATATTCCAGGGTGTCAGGATAGTACAGTTCTGCAGCAAAAGTTTGTTTTATCCTAAgtttgatgcagaaaaaaacccaacaagcagcTTCTCCAGAGCAGACAAGCTGAGGTGGCTCCTGCAAGGCTGACCAGCAGTGAGTGCAGCTGTGAGTCATCCTTGTACTTTTAAAAGGAATTGCTCCCTGGAATACAATTCCTTTCAGGCTGGCTTTCTGCTGAATGGGATGGTGTCCTCTAAACCCAGAGAAGTTAGCACAGACCTTGCAAGATGGATATTAGAGAAGGGATTTTTGACTCACCAATGTAATTAGACCAAGAAGGCCATGGTCTAGTACCATACAGCCTGAATCAGGGTAAGTGGGAGGTTTGCCAGTGCTTTCAGCATGTGCAGAATAGGACCTCTAGATAGTAATTGACTGTGTGTTCTCATATAATGTCAGAGGAAGGAATTAGTAACAAGATGTCCTATGCTCAGAATGGAATCCAGCCTATTATGGAAATACATACACCTTCTCTAAGGTATATTACAAGAATTAAATGGACCTGTGACTCACAGACACCTGACAGGTATGTCCCcagtggaagaaattatttaattgtaAGTATTATTGAAAACATCCATCTCATAGGTATGCCACCTTGCATTTCTGGGATTACTGATGTAAAAGATAGTGCCGTCTTATTGCTGTTGTGTTAGGAAGCTGCCTTTGCCAGTGTCCAGGCACTGTGTCCCAGCGTGTGTATGGCTGTTCAGTTCCACAACAGTTCTCTGTAAAACAGAAGGAGACGATAGATGGCCTTATGGATAGATTTTAGGTCATGATTTCAGAGATCTTTTTGGCCCAACCTCAGGTAGAAATCAATAGTAGGGGCCTTTTGGCAAATCATGTCCTTTGTCCCCCAGTTTTCTTTCTACAATAGGAAGAAAACAACTCcccactgcttttccttcccacatAACTGCTTTTAGCAAAACTGCTTGATCGCTTGCTTTTGCAGCAGGGATTGTCTATCACTTGGTATTGCTGTGGTGCCTGCCAGAAGATCTGGGCTTCGTGCCCTTAACACCGTATGGACAATGTTGGTGTATATTGCTGTAGACATTAAATGAGGGGGAATACCTGTTTACCTTCCAAGCAACATAGGTTCATGAGCAAATGATAGGGAGTACCTTGGGTTTTTATTTAACAGTCTAGATACATATAGAGCCTATCCTTGTGCTCTGGGCAAGTTCATCTCACAAACTTAGAATCAACAGAGTTAACTATGGTACATATGATATGTCATTGTGGCCATCATGCATTACAGTGAAAGCCCTGTATTGTCTCTGCTGGGGTTTGAATTCTGTTTGtctgtttgctttctgaattAGAGCCAGATTCCCATCACCACTGCTCTTGCCAGGGCAGATGACAGCGATGAGGATGAGTTACCCTGGTGCTGTATCTGCAACGAAGATGCCACTTTGCGCTGCCATGGCTGTGACGGGGACCTCTACTGCCAACGCTGTTTTCGGTAAGTCTCACAATTCCTCTTGGTCTGAGAGGTGGGTCACAGGTAAGCTTGGCTGCTTCAGTTTGTTCTTCCCATTGGGCAGAAAAGCAGGCAGTAGGAGGGAAGATTTGAGGAACACAGATCTGAGCTGAATGCTAGTCATTATGGAAATACTTTGCACGATCAGTAGTTATTCCAGGCTTCAGGGACTAAACTGGTCCTAGACAGAACTGTTCTGTCTGTACTGCTCCAGTGCATGTTTGGACACATTGTCTGAGTGTTCTCTGGGGCAGCTGATGTGCTGCATTGCGTGGGATGGGATAAGCGAGACCATTGTTCAGTGACTCCTATGGCTTGTTAATGACATTGATGGATGATCTGGGCTGGATTCCCATAAGAGGAGAGATCAGATAGTAAAAATTCCTGTGGCTTTTCCTAGGTTGAGACTCTGTGGTCTTAAAccatatacaaaaatatttgttgaaatatGTGTGGGTGAACCTTTTTTCCTCAGTCAGGCCTTGCAGCAGCTATAGTCTTGGTTCTTAAACATCTGTAGCTTTATTTTTGACAAAAAAGTTGCATGTATCAGATTTGGAGGGTTAATTCCTTTGAATAGAAAGCTATTCCTCACAGCTTGTGTGGCTTCTCTTTTTCATGCCTCAAAAGTATTGGGTAGTTGGCTCTGTTCTCAGATTAGTGCTGGATGACATTTAGACAGCAGGACGCTAAGAGTCTGGTTGGGATAGTAAGAGATGCTTTTGTGTATATTCCCTCATTTCCTGCAAATGTTTTTGTAGAGAGATGGAAATGGAGTTGGGGGGGAGAACATATGAAAATGGTAAGAAGACATATGACTGGCAATGATAgatgattaaaaccaaaacaaacagacaaaagtGTCAGACAGCAAACATCAGTAAAAGCAGAATCAGCAGTCTGGCAGGTGAGTGAGTGTATCAGTTGCATGCTGCAGATGCAAGCTTGTGTCTTACTCAACACTGCCTGCTTCTGAGCATGGTTAAGACAGCTGCCAATACACTGCATTTTAGCCACAACAGTTATTTTTTGGAGTTGTGCGCGGCAGACTGTCATTTTGACTGCTGTCGTAGGAGTTGCTAATGCACCTGGGAATCACAGACATGGTGCTGAAAATGAGCCACCAGTTACGTGAATCTCTCAGAGAGGGGAAGAGATGGAGACACCTATTGTCATTTCCCTTTTCAGCAGGCAAGGATGAGCAGAACTTTCCACAAAGTACCTCAGAGGTTTCTGTTACAAGCAAATATCTAAAGTAGTCAGTCCACGGGGCTGCCAGTCAGGTCCTCACAGATAACCCGCAGGATAGGTTTCTAGTTAAGGGCTGCTGGGAGACATCTTCTGCAGTGGCTAAGCGTGAGTTCTGTGCCTGAGTATTTACTTCTGACTGcactttgtgtttgcttttcaggGAAGGCCATGATGAGTTTGACCTGAAGGACCACCACACGTCCCGCTATCAGCTTCCTTGCAAGTAGAAGTGATCATACTCTTCATGGGTAGAAAAGGAGATGGAGAATGGGAAACGAGAGGAGTCGGCCAGATGGGAAGAGTCCAAGTGGATTTGCAGCCAAAATGGGTGATGTTTTGGACAGTTAAAGGATATGCTGTAATCTGAGAGAGGTTTGGAGGACGTGTGACTTTGTCCTCACAGATACAACCAGCGAAGTGCAGGGTTTGCTGTGCATGCTTGGGGATAAATGAGGACATGATATGAGGAGGTGGATACGAGTCTATAAATACAGACGGTAAGGCAGTATGGGTAGCAGTAAAGATGTGTTTAAGGCAGTACTGACTGGCTGCTAAGTAACTTCCTGCTTTTGCTAACAGCTTACACACTGATTCAACAGGCAACGAAGCACTTCGCACTAAGAAAACTGTCTACGTCGTGATCACTTGTGTGATGAGAACTTCCAAAGCATAATAAAAACTATTTACGGAGGCCTGTGGTTAAAGTCTCTCCTCAAAATGCCTGATATCCCTTTACAAAATGTTGCCCTCTTGTAATGGTATGTTAGTCCTAGTGTCAAGTGGCTTAGGGAAAGAAATGAAGGATCGTGAAGTCatcagaaatgtttctgtggtGTGGCTGAAAAAGGTGCAGGGGCTACTCTGCCCTGATGGGCAGTGTTGCTCATGTACTTAAAATGAAGGATGCTTTGTAAAGGTAATCTGCTACTGATGCACAGCATTGTGATCTGCAGTGGCTGTGCTGAGGTACCATGTGGTCTGCAAGAGCAGTGTGTTAGTCTGGAAGAGTTGTGTATTAGTCTGAAAGCAGGGTTTGGCTCTTTATTATTTGGTTGCCTGGTAGGATAAAGATGTTACCTGTGTGATGCTTTTTATCTGGTTATGAGAGAAGCTCAGTTTAATACGCTCATATCCCTCCCTGGAGATGGTCCAGATGCAAGTGGCACTTGCCAGTGACCAAAGCACCCAGAATTGCTTCAAATACCTGACTAAACTTGCCCTAAATTGGCTGTAATATCCCATCAGGATGAGCTCTTCCCAGGACTATAATGTGACTTCCAAGAGAGCTGTCTAAGGTTGACAAATTCCAATGGCAAAAAAATCAAGGATTTGCCTTTGACAGGGAGTTTCCAATGAATCTTGCCTGTCTGGTTTGACACTGCCGCTCCCAGCTGTCTGCCCTGCCCCTCTACTTAAAGTCACAGCCTGTGTAGGTGAGTTGACAAAAACAGTGCACCTCAGCCACCCCTGGTCAGAGCACAGCAAATAAATTAAACTACTGCTGAAGATGGGTTTGTGCTAACATGCTGGACTGGATCAGGCCCTTCAACAGAAACCTGTATCAGACAGTATAGAATAGCAATACTACAGGTTAACACACTAAAAATTGCAAGTGTAGCCGGCAGTGCCATCAAAACTCTTTCTTTGTTAGAAGGAGTGGCAAAACCTGACTCCTGTGGAGGATCTTCTTTCTCCTGGCAGTCCTTGCTTCACCAGTGCCTGTCTCTTTGGGACACGTAGATAGGAAAACTACTTGAGTTGTTCCAGTGGAAGAGCTCACAATGAGCCCTGTGTTACACAAAATTTAAGTAGAGAGTTACTGCGCTGAGGAGCTTGcagtcttaaaaatgaaaacaaaatgctgtttTGGCTTTGTGTTATTGTAGGAATGACACTTTTTCATTGCTATTTGACCTGGATAATTAGTCTGATAGCAAGACAGCCCAACTCTGTCTTAGGTTAAATCCTTTGTGTTTTACATGTACAGGAGAAGATGCAAATACCTCTTCTTATATATCTTCTAAGACTGATCCGTTCCTTTGGGCTTCAGCCTGTgtcctttctaagcagttagtaGACACTTTAATTCTTGCTTTACAGCTggttgttgtttgtgttttttttttttaatatcttggtATGAGCTGGTGCATTACTTGCAACAGTGCTTCATCAGCCACAGCCAAACTTTGAGCTCCTTGTGCAGTTAGGCAGCCTGTGTCTTGTAAGCCCTGCCCTGTTCACATCAGTGGAAAAGGAGCAAGTTACAGCTGGAAGCAGTTTATTTAGTTTCCCAGATTGGTTTCTGTGGGGTCATCCCAAGGAATCCAGAAATGCACCCAGCCCAATACCTGAAATAGAACTTAGTCATACATGGAAGAGTCTCTTCAGTCATACACACACATGCTGATGCTTTCCCTGCACCACTAATGGACATTTTTGTGGCTGCTGAGCTTTCTGCATGTAACTGGCCATTTTAGTGGCAGCCCAGTCACTTTCCCCTGAAAAGCTATTCCCACTGTAGCTGTTGCCTCAGTGACCTCCATGTAAGAGGGGTATCTAGATCAGCTGTCTGCAGGAAGCAAACCTAGCTGAATCTGTTATTGTGAAATAGGAATGCTGTATGACCTTTAAGTGGGCAGTGCACTTATAGCTGTGTTGCTTACTCCCTGTCCTTGAAAAGGTGCTGGTAAACAAGTAAAGATACTGGTAAACAATCAGTTCCTGACAGGCCAGATCAACTTCAGTTATAGGACTGAAGAAAGCTTGGTATCTTCAAGAAAGAGATTCAGCTTCTTTGCTTCTGTCTTTAGGATGCCATGAAGGCACAAGaagattttctttccctctcaaaATGTTTTGTATGTGAACAATCAAATGTAGGCTCCAACCCAACAAGAATTCAAAATAATGATAACACAAGATTGAACTCAGATTAGCTTACCAAGAGAGGTCTCAACTTAGTTAAGCTGCATTAACTTGCATTTGCTGTGGTTCACAAGCATGCATGTTGCCTCAAGTGCTGTAACATGGTCATGTGTCCAAATGTAGCagccagaatatttttaaaggcaatGTAAGTGTTGATCATAACTAAGGGAAAATTGCATTAAAGGTTATTTTATACACCTTCATAAACCTTCAATTAGAAAAGCGCATGAACTTTCATCCATTCTTGAGTTTTCTTGCTATAATCAAGAGGG
It includes:
- the ZFYVE19 gene encoding abscission/NoCut checkpoint regulator, with translation MDSRCYGCASKFSVFKKECGCKNCGRSFCSGCLSFSAVVPRCGSTQQKVCKQCHGKLTGEGSQSSSAKWSPPENYKKRVAAFEAKQNQLKEQQKAAAKPPGQAGSRYRGLSKEDRTIAERLERLREERKPKSIPTQAEIEARLAALKEDCWGPVPSTQEMEDRLAVLQGRDPPSQAPRPVHQPPDTRSLVQQTDDLLTQLSEEVAIDEHYRPRVQPQAVSSQSLNDLNRESEDFVCLENLDPKQLEEEKNKLLAEAAAELREENTRQEKILQVAKRLAALRGEDPEKVTLETYKLPDSDEEVAEEEAIRRVLKQLAEEAALDEASGFNIPPDQTTQAGASQQNLRKKAKQKSQIPITTALARADDSDEDELPWCCICNEDATLRCHGCDGDLYCQRCFREGHDEFDLKDHHTSRYQLPCK